In Procambarus clarkii isolate CNS0578487 chromosome 58, FALCON_Pclarkii_2.0, whole genome shotgun sequence, one genomic interval encodes:
- the LOC138353467 gene encoding cytochrome c-like — translation MVEREKGKKIFMQRCAQCHTVELNGKHKTGPNLNGLFGRQTGQASGYIYTYANKAKSITWDKDNLDIYLTNPKKFIPGTKMVFVGLKKKNERADLIAYLETSTK, via the coding sequence atggttgagagggaaaaaggtaagaagatctttatgcagaggtgtgcacagtgtcacactgttgaatTAAACGGCAAGCACAAAACTGGACCAAATCTAAATGGCCTCTTCGGCCGCCAAACTGGTCAGGCTTCTGGCTATATTTACACTTATGCCAACAAGGCCAAGAGTATCACGTGGGACAAAGATAATCTGGATATCTACTTGACCAACCCCAAGAAATTTATTCCAGGCACAAAGATGGTGTTCGTTGGtcttaagaagaagaatgagcgtgcagacttgattgcttacctggaaacctccaccaagtag